The nucleotide sequence agaggatgagGGGCAATAGACAAACAAAATGTGGTGGCACTGGtgctccccttcctccgtcAGTCCGTTTAGTGTACCTGGAATAGGGTCGATAGTGGGGTGCGTCCTGATGGCAGCTGACCAGCTCTTGTTCTTCGATTGTagttccgctgctgccgagctaagagaaggggaaaggtgGACGCTAAATCAGCGTGCCTTTCTCGCCCTCCCCTGCGTACAACGAGCGCACAAAAAACATATAATGGCGCACCAGCCAGCACGTCTCTAGCCTCTCTATCCCAAGGCAAGTCAACCTGAgcttttgtgtgtttctccctcgtccttttcgtttgcttCCGTCTCTGGCTGCGTCCATGTAGTgtacgtctgtgtgtgtgtgggtgggtgggtgagctcacacacacacataaagaggagaagcgaagggTGCCGCACGGACcaccacagagagaaaagatgaGTGGGGGAGGTGGCCCTGTAAACGCTTGTGGGGCCGTCCATGAGCGAGATAGTCTCCGGAGCATAATTGCAGCAAACCACCGCTCTTGCCTTGCGGAGGCTACTTCTGGTCTTTTTGATctccggcagctgctgctacggGCGCTctacctgccgctgcctcctccgtctccgcAACCGGGGGCTTCACGAGGGGACGATTAGAGCCACGGCCAATGCACAGGGCGGAGAAAAAGACAACAGGTAGGGTGATGAGGTGAACAAGCATCATATTCGCCGAGGGGAAACAGTCGAGCGGATGCTTCATCACATACCGAGTCTCTTCCCCGAGCCGGGCTATGCGATACTTGAAGAGCTTTGATTGTAGTAGCAGGAAGTCGGAGCTAAGCATACTGGCCAAGTCCCTGTTCTCGGCTTTGCAAGCTGCCAGTGTCTCCTGGAAAGGCTTGGCCTGGCCAGGCTCCTTGAGGAAGACGCTGGCAGCGCGTCGCATCACAGACGAGGAGCGGCGGAACATGATTGCTGCTTGCGTTCGCTCCCCGTCCTTATTTTCTATCAATCTCAGTTCCAACTTCGTTCTTTCGATGCTGAGGATGTGCACTGCTTCTCTGCTCCGGcacggaagagaggagggcgaaggagcgaaaagagTGTGCCAGAGACGAATGATTTCGCGCCTGCCCTCATGTTTGCGCCGTAGCGGCAA is from Leishmania panamensis strain MHOM/PA/94/PSC-1 chromosome 35 sequence and encodes:
- a CDS encoding hypothetical protein (TriTrypDB/GeneDB-style sysID: LpmP.35.3460): MFRRSSSVMRRAASVFLKEPGQAKPFQETLAACKAENRDLASMLSSDFLLLQSKLFKYRIARLGEETRYVMKHPLDCFPSANMMLVHLITLPVVFFSALCIGRGSNRPLVKPPVAETEEAAAGRAPVAAAAGDQKDQK